One Oscillospiraceae bacterium genomic region harbors:
- a CDS encoding response regulator transcription factor, translated as MKRIAVVEDEVYMREELCDMLQKDGYLVEAITEFEDAARLLAALRPDLVILDLNLPEISGFQICQELKNKTAIPVLVLTSRDQVKDELQAFQLGADEYLTKPCRKDRLLARVSNILKRYEGRTNLIEGPDFLLDQQTYTLYIHNTSVVLPKNQGKLLVALLSGGDALVTTEQLCMALWGTTEYIDENALQVNLTRLKKTMSALEMKQRIVAVRGMGYRLEAEVSL; from the coding sequence ATGAAAAGAATTGCTGTTGTGGAAGATGAAGTCTATATGCGGGAAGAACTCTGCGATATGCTCCAAAAGGACGGCTATCTTGTGGAGGCAATTACCGAGTTTGAAGATGCCGCTCGGCTCTTGGCAGCCCTCCGCCCTGACCTTGTGATCTTAGACCTGAACTTGCCGGAGATCAGTGGCTTTCAAATCTGCCAGGAGCTAAAGAATAAAACTGCTATCCCCGTCCTGGTGCTGACTTCCAGAGATCAGGTAAAGGATGAACTGCAAGCGTTCCAGTTGGGTGCCGATGAATATTTGACGAAGCCGTGCAGAAAAGATCGACTTCTTGCCAGGGTATCCAATATTCTCAAAAGGTATGAAGGCCGTACCAATCTCATAGAGGGACCAGATTTCCTGTTAGACCAGCAGACCTACACGCTTTATATTCATAATACCTCTGTGGTGCTTCCAAAAAATCAGGGAAAACTGTTGGTCGCTCTTTTGTCCGGCGGCGATGCTCTGGTCACGACGGAGCAGCTTTGCATGGCACTATGGGGAACCACGGAATACATAGATGAAAATGCCTTGCAGGTTAACCTAACCCGGCTGAAAAAAACGATGTCCGCCCTTGAAATGAAGCAGCGAATCGTTGCAGTTCGAGGAATGGGCTACCGTTTGGAAGCGGAGGTGTCTCTATGA
- a CDS encoding ABC transporter permease, whose product MFSNLILRNSHRSRKENGLFFSSLVISIVAFYMILSISTQDVMLFLQKMESDAVDKLLLLIPAFYGMTLGILFFLIYFACKYQFERRRHEFGVYLMLGMRRSKLFGMLLAEDFLTSILAMLIGLPVAVVLSEIVSLVTAKLVGMGIIGHQFSLSWSAIEWTLAGFLAIKLTALLILSGRISRQEIGTLLSQPTNRPKKQMPSVIYGLAAICGSVMLAVAYYMAIQGIAWTKVSMMGLTLLLGIVGTMLLFYGMRALIALIVKKGKGNKQLHVFTFRQIQENVIHQSTSMAISSLLILAALCCFGAGVGIAGTNSLSSGHVIDYTFEDHTAEDSSQVLPNIKAALKENGLENQFSELFEMRVGRIRTTEDYDNAYSMDAVMDSLRSLPQSEDRDVLLNNLGYATYPYLICLSDYNRLLELSGKPALQLGEKEAAVYIDTEFTTVSRTAMLNQVLAGQPKVELDGSPIHLTGEVQSVNLVTDRSITLSFALILPDEAFLYYSQGMYDTYVNAVLSEQALDGNSLMTAYLDLNEKLDETGIEYESYLQNIGRQLFYTIASSYITLYLAIVFLVVANTIVGVQFLMSQQKTGRRYQTLIRLGATYETLCQSAGKQITWFMGLPVLVAAVSSLFGVRALFTGILSSRTRGTVSEMLLVSAAMILLLCVIEYIYMRVVKRSSDRYLLTLMQPQREE is encoded by the coding sequence ATGTTCTCTAATCTCATTCTTCGGAACAGCCACCGCAGCCGAAAGGAAAACGGTCTGTTTTTCAGCTCCCTGGTGATTTCTATTGTTGCCTTTTACATGATTCTTTCCATCTCCACTCAAGATGTGATGCTCTTTTTGCAGAAAATGGAGAGTGACGCAGTTGACAAACTCCTGCTTCTGATTCCTGCGTTTTATGGGATGACCCTCGGTATTCTGTTCTTTTTGATCTATTTTGCCTGCAAGTATCAGTTCGAGCGCAGACGGCATGAGTTTGGTGTTTATCTAATGTTGGGGATGCGTAGAAGTAAACTGTTTGGTATGCTTCTGGCGGAAGATTTCCTGACCAGTATTCTTGCCATGCTCATAGGCTTACCTGTGGCTGTGGTGCTTTCAGAAATTGTCAGTCTTGTCACCGCCAAGCTGGTAGGCATGGGGATCATCGGTCATCAGTTTTCTTTATCCTGGTCTGCAATTGAATGGACGCTGGCAGGATTTCTGGCAATTAAGCTGACGGCACTTCTGATTTTGAGTGGACGAATCAGCCGCCAGGAGATCGGTACTTTGCTATCCCAGCCAACGAACCGCCCCAAAAAGCAAATGCCATCTGTTATCTATGGACTGGCTGCTATATGCGGAAGTGTGATGTTGGCAGTGGCTTACTACATGGCGATTCAGGGAATTGCATGGACAAAGGTAAGTATGATGGGACTGACTTTGCTGTTGGGCATAGTTGGTACGATGCTGCTTTTCTATGGGATGCGTGCGCTGATTGCTTTGATTGTTAAGAAAGGAAAAGGAAATAAGCAGCTTCATGTATTTACCTTCCGGCAGATTCAGGAGAATGTTATTCATCAGTCAACCTCCATGGCCATCAGCTCCCTGCTGATTCTGGCGGCGCTGTGTTGTTTTGGTGCGGGCGTAGGAATTGCAGGAACGAATAGCCTGTCTTCTGGCCATGTAATCGACTATACTTTTGAAGATCATACTGCAGAAGATTCATCGCAGGTTCTTCCGAATATAAAGGCAGCCCTGAAAGAAAACGGTTTGGAAAATCAATTTTCAGAGCTTTTTGAAATGAGGGTTGGGCGTATTCGCACCACAGAAGATTATGATAATGCCTACAGCATGGACGCTGTTATGGACTCTCTTCGGAGCCTGCCCCAGTCGGAAGACCGGGATGTCCTTCTGAACAATCTTGGTTATGCCACATACCCATATTTGATTTGTTTATCGGACTATAATCGTTTGTTGGAATTGTCCGGCAAACCGGCTCTCCAATTAGGCGAAAAGGAGGCCGCTGTCTATATTGATACAGAGTTTACTACAGTAAGTCGTACCGCAATGCTGAACCAAGTATTGGCCGGACAGCCCAAGGTGGAACTGGATGGTAGTCCGATTCATCTTACAGGAGAGGTTCAGTCTGTGAATTTGGTCACGGACCGTTCTATAACCTTGTCCTTTGCATTGATTCTTCCGGATGAAGCATTCCTATATTATAGCCAGGGAATGTATGATACCTATGTCAATGCGGTGCTCAGTGAGCAGGCTCTGGATGGAAATAGCCTTATGACTGCATATTTGGATTTGAACGAGAAGCTGGACGAAACTGGCATTGAATATGAAAGCTATCTTCAGAATATAGGTCGTCAGCTTTTCTACACCATAGCATCCAGTTATATTACCCTCTATCTTGCGATTGTTTTCCTGGTAGTTGCCAACACCATCGTGGGTGTTCAGTTCCTGATGAGTCAGCAGAAAACCGGGCGCAGATACCAGACCCTGATCCGCCTGGGAGCTACTTACGAAACCCTTTGCCAGTCTGCTGGAAAGCAAATTACCTGGTTTATGGGACTTCCTGTATTGGTTGCGGCTGTCAGCAGTCTGTTTGGAGTCAGGGCGTTATTTACAGGGATACTCTCGTCCCGAACCCGTGGGACAGTGTCTGAAATGCTGCTTGTATCTGCTGCTATGATTTTACTACTTTGCGTGATAGAATATATTTATATGAGAGTGGTCAAGCGCTCCAGTGATCGGTATTTGCTGACACTGATGCAGCCGCAGAGAGAAGAATAA